One genomic segment of Plasmodium cynomolgi strain B DNA, chromosome 14, whole genome shotgun sequence includes these proteins:
- a CDS encoding hypothetical protein (putative): MEKGEDKRNAQGGVFTPAQESQPGKTPIKGSEKKTATGGDQTAVGGESPLRKLPYLLIPLSVRFPLLAKLLLLFFLSKWLKHAVGTVLISFLYRKNGEVFQQLIQVLLLQMRHSGGKKGSNKSNFKTVRPMVDAVYSNIEGMMKWITRVYFFLYGTPCSGLLFPEDINKKTELMSTPRRVSNLWVLRGAYLNLFVALLGHPGESDKEEGRHNQREGRHNQGEEQLNQREGQLNQPERYLPCPAEQTLYKNIRALYKVKYEREYKIMMRSECFSFLHRFCELVQHIARRAFSCLHLVLLTTMSIYCLCRSLVMLTHHIHALEKKKLYERCCEGGDASDELFCLLIESIALMSQDLAGEETPICEEANHPHDDEHSDGRLHIYDELQTKLRLCLNMINRIKGKQPRDASKTLVKQNPKQTQDFPSHEEPVSTYEPLREKEVYETEPSSSHTGGETANSDPTSQRKEQQRDGSLTYAVYLYESRTSEETTQGKMKRRVRRSTSVEDASAGHEHSSQERHPQRAQKEEDCTEGTYINGPMSNHIASCGNANETNKRHIEGGCSPHPSADPHGNKPPSNLSHEILINELKG, from the coding sequence atggaaaagggggaggataAAAGGAACGCACAGGGAGGTGTCTTCACCCCCGCACAGGAAAGCCAACCGGGAAAGACACCGATAaaaggaagtgaaaaaaaaacggcaacAGGGGGTGACCAAACGGCGGTTGGGGGCGAGTCCCCCCTCCGTAAGCTCCCCTACCTTCTAATCCCCCTATCGGTGAGGTTCCCCCTGTTGGCCAAACTactccttctcttttttttgtccaagtGGTTAAAACACGCAGTAGGCACTGTGCTCATCAGCTTCCTCTACcgaaaaaacggagaagtATTTCAGCAACTGATCCAGGTGCTTCTCCTCCAAATGCGCCAtagtggaggaaaaaagggaagcaataAATCGAATTTCAAAACAGTACGTCCAATGGTTGATGCTGTGTATAGTAACATAGAAGGAATGATGAAATGGATTACCCGTGTGTACTTCTTCCTTTATGGGACCCCATGCAGTGGACTGCTCTTTCCTGaggatataaataaaaaaacagagcTTATGTCGACTCCCAGGAGGGTGAGTAATCTGTGGGTCTTGCGAGGGGCTTACCTCAATTTGTTTGTCGCGCTGCTGGGCCACCCCGGGGAGAGCGACAAAGAGGAGGGGCGGCATAACCAGCGGGAGGGGCGGCATAACCAAGGGGAGGAGCAGCTTAACCAACGGGAGGGGCAGCTTAACCAACCGGAGCGCTACCTTCCCTGCCCAGCCGAACAGACCCTCTACAAAAACATACGCGCCCTGTACAAGGTGAAATATGAAAGGGagtataaaataatgatgCGCAGTGAATGCTTCTCCTTTCTTCATCGTTTTTGTGAGCTAGTCCAACACATAGCAAGGAGAGCTTTCTCCTGTCTCCACCTCGTCCTCTTAACCACCATGTCTATTTATTGCTTGTGTAGAAGCCTCGTCATGTTGACACATCACATACATGCCctggaaaagaagaagctaTACGAGCGATGTTGCGAGGGGGGAGATGCATCAGATGAGCTGTTCTGTCTCCTCATCGAATCGATAGCGCTCATGAGTCAGGACCTGGCAGGGGAGGAAACACCCATCTGTGAAGAGGCCAATCACCCCCATGATGATGAGCACTCTGATGGACGGCTCCACATCTACGACGAGTTGCAAACCAAACTGCGCCTCTGCCTGAACATGATCAATCGAATCAAAGGTAAACAACCCAGGGATGCATCTAAAACGTTGGTGAAGCAGAATCCAAAGCAGACGCAGGACTTCCCTAGCCACGAAGAACCTGTGTCTACGTATGAACCCCTCAGGGAGAAGGAAGTGTACGAAACGGAACCGTCAAGCAGTCACACGGGGGGAGAAACTGCAAATAGTGATCCCACCTCGCAAAGGAAGGAACAACAAAGGGATGGAAGCTTGACGTATGCCGTTTATTTGTATGAGAGTAGAACCAGTGAGGAGACAACGCAGGGGAAGATGAAGCGACGAGTGAGGAGGAGTACCTCCGTTGAAGATGCCTCGGCGGGACATGAACACTCCTCCCAAGAGAGGCATCCCCAAAGAGcgcaaaaagaggaagattGCACAGAGGGTACCTACATTAATGGACCAATGAGCAATCACATTGCATCGTGCGGGAATGCTAACGAAACGAACAAGAGACACATCGAGGGGGGATGTTCTCCCCACCCCAGTGCCGACCCGCATGGAAACAAACCTCCCTCAAATTTGAGCCacgaaattttaattaacgaACTGAAAGGG
- a CDS encoding macrophage migration inhibitory factor (putative) — protein MPCCQVSTNINASDDDAKKALTQIENAISQVMNKPMGYIMSNLDYQKHMRFGGSHDGFCFVRVTSISGISKSNNTALADKITKILASTLNVKSERVFIEFKECTAQNFAFNGSLFG, from the exons ATGCCGTGTTGCCAAGTATCAACAAACATTAACGCTTCCGATGATGACGCGAAGAAGGCGCTCACGCAGATAGAGAATG ccATATCCCAAGTGATGAACAAACCCATGGGGTACATCATGAGCAACCTGGACTACCAGAAGCACATGCGCTTTGGCGGCAGCCACGATGGCTTCTGCTTCGTGAGGGTCACCAGCATAAGTGGAATAAGCAAGTCGAACAACACTGCCCTGGCAGATAAAATTACCAAAATTTTGGCTAGCACGCTAAATGTGAAGTCGGAACGCGTGTTCATTGAATTTAAAGAGTGCACTGCGCAAAACTTTGCCTTCAACGGGTCGCTCTTCGGTTGA
- a CDS encoding hypothetical protein (putative) has translation MKLQYHLLLFTFLLSEDVLCHKSIYEDVKDGSTASKQGGSSNVGNDYLTHGGIKALWQGGGNDKKGEGNKSSNQKEGLLSSLLGSVKRLLLFNNQEIENNVQGISDNVVEMKDGIIKNSSNIAKHASKLKDELQKNTAYWANVVKTTVSEELHQIDKFSKDQLDRLKKDPENKFFFTKLFHADSAAVDNSSSHKDKKTKNGEGALGSKGRSGHDDPEVEEEEKAKSFWDFVHTGGGNASPAADGKKESSTGFLRMFKEDTTKPSNITEKKKSFSWFSTHSSENGAASGKDSPEMKNANGTKGQEMMKIPFLSHFTSKAEEEGNSKKGSANQQNHLKDDTEKNHGFTFNFFKGKDSNEESSHKEEDHQHSDSHTNDKGTLFQWFNPPSKGAKNGEHLPQKEQSGGTTHDSFKGSQHGEAKEEQGEKKQSFSLLNMWKATHKEKEGNHHDEAETDVGSNKSQVTDGDERFKSDGKSSHGGVTSSGETTNAEGIAQSELSKRNSHLVDLMKNIYDVKNGETGERADKILSFMHTEHEHDVNTNCHPLVSFKTCLSTCFNVPPAMEGGSNDETDDKKEKEEKENEKKEKKEKKKNLSVGDYKKLENCILKCRKTNFSERAPGCATKDGSVIPGDKTKHEEKLKNLEKSNYKLGEDSSVFSDLTLRDKYADGKQNQALNTPNGETLSANSTWVMNAAGKQLSTAQTEMQSGSPTETQSASHTEMQSASLNFPTLSDNKLGTHLYSMDSSKSIMGGHKKEPTDGKNNMVGESSFSFFKAFAPQTGSTSDGMNTLGAANPSDELNNGKNRAATEGAAAKLTSEGGVHGGVLESAKGRSGDGSGDGSGDGSSNGSGNGRGNGRGDDDDDDDEDLNDFSYISKGFFLLLLLVTFFVYLSAFTNIITQFYVSFKEKMCLYIKGQYRSPFDQTHGESAEAFLPKGRQQSYGNALHGSYDNLYHAFHENA, from the exons ATGAAGTTACAGTATCACCTGTTGTTATTCACGTTCCTCCTGTCGGAAGACGTACTTTGTCATAAAAGTATTTATGAAGATGTAAAGGATGGTTCCACGGCATCGAAGCAAGGGGGTAGTAGTAATGTTGGAAATGACTACTTAACCCACGGTGGAATAAAGGCGTTGTGGCAAGGAGGGGGGAacgacaaaaaaggggaaggaaacaaGAGTAGCAATCAGAAGGAAGGACTCCTGTCCTCGCTACTCGGCTCAGTCAAACGACtactcctttttaataaccaagaaattgaaaacaaTGTCCAAGGGATCAGTGACAATGTAGTCGAAATGAAAGatggaataataaaaaattcgtCCAACATAGCTAAGCATGCAAGTAAATTAAAAGATGAGTTACAAAAGAACACAGCCTACTGGGCCAACGTCGTTAAAACGACTGTTAGTGAGGAGCTACATCAGATCGATAAGTTCAGCAAGGATCAGTTAGACAGACTGAAAAAGGATCctgaaaacaaattttttttcaccaaacTGTTCCACGCGGACAGTGCAGCGGTAGATAATTCTTCTTCCCATAAGGacaagaaaacgaaaaatggagaaggtGCTTTGGGGTCTAAGGGACGAAGTGGACATGACGACCCTGAggtggaagaggaagaaaaggcgAAATCTTTTTGGGACTTCGTGCACACAGGGGGAGGGAATGCATCCCCTGCAGCAGATGGGAAGAAGGAATCGAGTACCGGCTTCCTCCGAATGTTCAAAGAGGATACAACTAAACCCAGTAACATcacagagaagaaaaaatcctTTTCGTGGTTTTCTACACACTCGTCTGAAAATGGCGCTGCCAGTGGTAAGGACTCTCCTGAgatgaaaaatgcaaacggAACGAAGGGACaagaaatgatgaaaataccGTTCCTGTCACACTTCACCTCAaaagcggaggaggaaggaaacTCGAAAAAGGGATCAGCGAATCAGCAAAACCATCTCAAGGATGACACGGAGAAGAATCATGGATTTACGTTCAATTTCTTCAAAGGGAAGGACAGCAATGAGGAGTCCTCCCACAAAGAGGAGGATCACCAACATAGCGACTCACACACAAATGATAAAGGAACCTTATTCCAATGGTTCAATCCCCCCTCTAAGGGAGCAAAGAATGGTGAGCACTTACCGCAGAAGGAACAATCGGGAGGAACGACACATGACTCGTTTAAGGGGTCCCAGCATGGTGAAGCGAAGGAGGaacagggagaaaaaaaacagtccTTCTCCCTTCTGAACATGTGGAAGGCGACACATAAAGAGAAGGAGGGAAATCACCACGATGAAGCGGAAACAGATGTAGGAAGCAACAAGAGTCAGGTGACCGATGGGGATGAAA GGTTCAAATCTGACGGAAAATCATCTCACGGAGGAGTCACATCTTCGGGAGAAACAACCAATGCAGAAGGAATAGCACAGTCCGAGTTGAGCAAAAGGAACAGTCACCTGGTTGACCTCATGAAGAATATATACGATGTAAAGAATGGTGAAACAGGTGAAAGGGCGGACAAAATATTATCCTTTATGCACACAGAGCATGAGCACGATGTGAACACCAACTGCCACCCATTGGTATCCTTTAAGACGTGTCTCAGCACGTGCTTTAATGTACCTCCAGCGATGGAAGGAGGCAGCAACGATGAGACTGATgacaagaaggagaaggaggagaaggagaatgagaagaaggagaagaaggagaagaagaaaaacctGTCCGTTGGTGACTACAAAAAGTTGGAGAATTGTATCCTGAAATgtagaaaaacaaattttagtGAAAGAGCTCCGGGGTGCGCAACGAAAGACGGTTCCGTTATCCCTGGTGATAAAACAAAGCACGAGGAGAAACTGAAGAACTTGGAAAAGAGTAACTACAAGCTGGGGGAAGACTCCTCTGTGTTCTCCGATTTGACTCTACGTGATAAGTATGCCGATGGGAAGCAGAACCAAGCGCTGAACACTCCTAACGGGGAGACGCTCTCGGCGAACTCCACCTGGGTGATGAACGCAGCTGGAAAGCAGCTCTCTACTGCGCAGACGGAGATGCAAAGTGGTTCCCCCACGGAGACGCAAAGTGCTTCCCACACGGAGATGCAAAGTGCTTCTCTCAATTTCCCCACCCTGTCTGACAACAAACTGGGGACTCACTTGTACAGTATGGATTCTAGCAAGAGTATCATGGGaggacataaaaaggaacccACTGATGGAAAGAACAACATGGTTGGGGAGAGCTCCTTTAGCTTTTTTAAAGCTTTTGCACCCCAAACGGGTTCTACATCTGATGGTATGAACACACTCGGTGCAGCCAATCCGTCGGACGAACTTAACAATGGGAAAAACAGGGCTGCTACGGAAGGAGCAGCGGCGAAGTTAACCTCGGAAGGGGGAGTACATGGGGGGGTCCTTGAAAGCGCAAAAGGTCGCAGTGGTGATGGAAGTGGTGATGGAAGTGGTGATGGAAGTAGCAATGGAAGTGGCAATGGCCGTGGCAATGGCCGTGgcgatgatgacgatgacgatgatgaagaCTTGAACGACTTCAGCTACATATCGAAGGGATTCtttctgctcctcctgctggTTACCTTCTTCGTCTACCTCTCCGCCTTCACCAACATAATCACTCAGTTTTATGTGTCATTCAAGGAGAAGATGTGCCTTTATATAAAGGGACAGTATAGGTCTCCGTTCGATCAGACACATGGAGAATCCGCGGAGGCCTTCTTGCCCAAGGGTCGCCAGCAGTCCTACGGCAACGCTCTCCACGGATCGTACGATAATCTGTATCACGCCTTCCATGAGAACGCCTGA
- a CDS encoding T-complex protein 1 gamma subunit (putative) translates to MAMLKMMLDPLGGIVITNDGNSILREIDVAHPAAKSLIELSRSQDEEVGDGTTSVVILSGELLSIAELFLKQKIHPTIIVNCYMDSLNKIVNFLESIAIEIDVNNEESLLKAIDSCLSTKFVNRYNKMVSTLALQAVQCVKIESNVIGKKEIDIKRFAKVEKIPGGDITDSYVLKGVMLNKDIVHPKMRRRIKNPRILLLDCTLEYKKAESQTNVEILDEETWNQLLLQEEIEVKKLCEHIIDSRCDIVVTEKGVSDLAQHFLVKKNITVIRRVRKTDLNRLERISGATIVNRCDEIVESDIGTKCGLFEVKKIGDDYYSHFIECENPRACTILLRGSTKDVLNEVERNLHDGMNVAKNIIMEGKLLYGGGCTEMRVGQYLMSQASQYDDSRKSIMEAVGSALEIIPKILAQNSGANVVKTINELRIRHETPGGEKFGVDGITGEIIDVSTENIWDLLAVKKQIYKSAIEAAAMILRIDDVVSGIGKEDKLQKPVQSEFE, encoded by the coding sequence ATGGCTATGTTAAAGATGATGCTGGACCCGTTAGGAGGGATAGTAATAACAAACGATGGAAATTCCATTCTTAGAGAAATTGACGTAGCACATCCTGCAGCCAAATCACTTATTGAGTTAAGTAGATCGCAAGATGAAGAAGTAGGAGATGGTACAACATCAGTGGTTATACTTTCTGGAGAGTTACTCAGCATAGCAGAATTATTtctgaagcaaaaaatacaCCCAACGATAATAGTTAATTGCTATATGGATTctttaaacaaaattgtgaactTTTTAGAATCCATAGCCATCGAGATAGATGTAAATAATGAAGAGAGTTTACTTAAAGCAATCGATTCATGTTTAAGTACCAAATTTGTGAACAGGTATAATAAAATGGTGAGTACTTTAGCTCTCCAAGCAGTACAGTGTGTAAAAATAGAATCTAATGtcataggaaaaaaagaaatcgatATTAAGAGATTTgcaaaagtagaaaaaatccCAGGAGGGGATATCACAGATAGCTATGTACTCAAAGGAGTTATGCTGAATAAAGATATTGTACAtccaaaaatgaggagaagaaTTAAGAACCCAAGAATCCTTCTTCTAGATTGTACCttagaatataaaaaagcagaaagTCAAACGAATGTTGAAATTCTTGATGAAGAGACTTGGAATCAACTACTCCTACAGGAAGAAAtagaagtgaaaaaattatgtgaacATATTATCGATAGTAGATGTGATATCGTTGTTACAGAAAAAGGAGTATCTGATCTAGCACAACATTTccttgttaaaaaaaatattaccgTTATTAGAAGAGTGAGAAAAACGGATCTTAATAGATTAGAAAGAATCAGTGGTGCTACCATTGTTAATAGATGTGACGAGATTGTGGAGAGTGATATCGGAACCAAATGTGGATTGtttgaagttaaaaaaattggagatgATTATTACTCCCATTTTATAGAATGTGAAAATCCACGAGCATGTACCATTTTATTGAGAGGATCAACAAAGGATGTACTTAACGAAGTGGAGAGGAACCTGCACGACGGAATGAATGTCGCAAAGAATATCATTATGGAAGGGAAGCTACTTTATGGGGGTGGGTGCACGGAGATGAGGGTAGGACAATACCTCATGAGCCAAGCTAGCCAATATGATGATTCTAGAAAAAGCATAATGGAAGCTGTGGGTTCTGCTCTCGAAATTATTCCTAAAATTTTGGCTCAGAACAGCGGAGCCAATGTTGTAAAAACGATTAACGAGCTGAGGATAAGACACGAGACCcctgggggagaaaaattcgGAGTGGATGGCATCACTGGGGAGATCATCGACGTGTCCACGGAGAACATTTGGGACCTGCTCGCTGTTAAGAAGCAGATATACAAGAGTGCCATCGAGGCCGCGGCCATGATTCTGCGCATCGACGACGTGGTCAGCGGCATCGGCAAGGAGGACAAGCTGCAGAAGCCCGTGCAGAGCGAGTTCGAGTAG
- a CDS encoding hypothetical protein (putative), protein MKSMHIGLALLYCTVLNVLHALLKCGRLTKDPLHSKGLGYISSLEKQNTANSVHLKHITLIKRKKKRFILSKKKRDANMLITVRPSQQEDADGPRMSPSPLCMLSQDYLDASDGRSDQSGGSGEDGGGFPDEGGEADHPSREPHRQLQPVSEALSPSSPGHDDGDDVEEDQDARRRKKKKKKESKGGSGNPAEEESNLDGRADESNLDRRADESNLDRRGDGSNRDRKEDLLNADCPKHDAHLSDIANSYLKKAETMENKQLAGLDKEKMIEEYNRLVQVLKESGQKKMKQYEGNEKNNMYELNERVINSSRKLNLERMKKEIEKSFTPNDAVEKKIQDYITARATDAPQDELLQEHEERENREILKQLSRGDYSGVNKFHFKFSAKDLERMKDINCTDEESAEEKKLIDAAFDRIMKDNPVVKEFKGREKAFLQLYERGRRENMIERDEQVENLKYYNEMQRRRSGRVQSGDTVETGETGETGETGGGSASQGSASDGSDRNAPPGELIDKKLFFNRVSSQFVDIKKEDIEEMSEAQVRDELRKRGYPTFGSIKEVKMRLQDVMRIRKNHEYDVRSIIKNPEKHVLSHIRLDKLKENLKQFKENERYGDTESKIKQLDAAMEISNFINDPVDYLRIDTTERFAGPTGEYPHGEQSRGEHPHGEHPHGEYPHGEHPPEEDLSKIPIVNDCNISEQISMAERLRKNFTLEGDERQPDQVVRFGGEEDPASLASPVSSPTSSESELQEQKEELHRREVLKFGGLQETVEEFHSKHSLPLDFIGDFICKMSSETTYNINRYRKRRKGELEDMERNEFEMLISGHSINRDFIVYKFINTDELISTYLTTKDIVTLIEYSNMADPVDIIHFYSPETIFMLSEEYGITVDRVIDACTRLNIRLPFGGDTHLNANCFNVLTTYLARVREEDRRLGARGRCG, encoded by the exons atgaagagcatGCACATTGGCTTGGCCCTTCTCTATTGCACGGTGCTGAATGTACTGCACGCGCTGCTAAAGTGTGGTAGGTTGACAAAGGACCCGCTGCATAGCAAAGGGCTTGGTTACATCTCCTCCCTGGAGAAACAAAACACTGCGAACAGCGTCCACCTTAAACACATCACGCTtataaagaggaagaaaaagaggttCATTCtttcgaagaaaaaaagagacgcTAACATGTTAATTACGGTGCGCCCTTCTCAGCAGGAGGATGCGGATGGGCCCAGGATGAGTCCCTCCCCCCTGTGTATGCTTAGTCAGGATTACCTAGATGCCTCAGATGGGAGAAGCGACCAATCTGGTGGAAGTGGTGAAGACGGCGGAGGCTTCCCAGACGAAGGGGGCGAGGCGGACCACCCCAGCAGAGAACCCCACAGACAGCTGCAACCCGTGAGCGAGGCCCTGTCCCCCAGCTCCCCGGGGCATGACGACGGGGATGACGTGGAAGAAGACCAAGAtgcgaggaggaggaagaagaagaagaaaaaggagtcaaagggggggagcggcaatCCCGCAGAGGAGGAAAGCAACCTCGACGGAAGGGCAGACGAAAGCAACCTCGACAGAAGGGCAGACGAAAGCAACCTCGACAGAAGGGGAGACGGAAGCAACCGCGATAGAAAGGAAGACCTGCTGAACGCCGACTGTCCAAAGCACGACGCGCACCTGTCCGACATAGCCAACTCCTATTTGAAGAAAGCTGAGACGATGGAAAACAAACAGCTAGCTGGTCTggacaaggaaaaaatgatagaGGAATACAATCGGTTGGTACAAGTTCTCAAAGAAAgtggacagaaaaaaatgaagcagtaTGAAGGGAACGAGAAGAATAACATGTATGAGCTAAACGAGAGAGTTATTAACAGCTCGAGGAAGCTGAACCTGGAgaggatgaagaaggagaTCGAGAAGTCTTTCACTCCCAACGATGCTGTGGAGAAGAAAATCCAAGActatat CACCGCGAGGGCTACTGACGCCCCCCAGGACGAACTGCTCCAGGAGCACgaggaaagggaaaatagGGAAATCCTGAAGCAGCTGTCCAGGGGGGACTACAGCGGAGTGAATAAATTTCACTTTAAGTTCTCCGCGAAGGACCTGGAGAGGATGAAAGATATCAATTGCACGGATGAAGAATCGgcagaggagaaaaaactaATCGACGCTGCATTTGATAGGATAATGAAGGACAACCCTGTGGTGAAGGAGTTCAAGGGCAGGGAGAAGGCCTTCCTGCAGTTGTACGAGCGGGGGCGCAGGGAGAACATGATCGAGCGCGACGAGCAGGTGGAGAATCTGAAGTACTACAATGAGATGCAGAGGCGGAGGAGCGGGCGCGTCCAAAGTGGAGACACTGTCGAGACTGGCGAGACTGGCGAGACTGGCGAGACGGGCGGCGGGAGCGCCTCTCAGGGGAGCGCCTCCGACGGGAGTGACCGTAACGCCCCACCCGGCGAACTGATCGACAAGAAACTATTTTTCAACAGAGTGTCCTCCCAATTCGTGGAcatcaaaaaggaagacatcGAAGAAATGAGCGAGGCGCAAGTAAGAGATGAGCTGAGGAAAAGGGGATACCCCACCTTCGGTTCCATCAAAGAAGTTAAAATGAGACTCCAAGATGTCATGCGCATAAGGAAGAACCACGAATACGACGTTAGGAGCATAATCAAGAACCCAGAGAAGCATGTACTCTCCCACATAAGACTCGACAAATTAAAGGAAAACTTGAAGCAATTTAAGGAGAATGAGCGTTACGGAGATACCGAGTCGAAGATTAAACAGCTGGATGCAGCCATGGAGATatcaaattttattaatgacCCTGTGGATTACCTACGTATAGACACTACGGAGAGGTTCGCAGGGCCAACGGGGGAGTACCCACATGGGGAGCAGTCACGTGGGGAGCACCCACATGGGGAGCACCCACATGGGGAGTACCCACATGGAGAGCACCCACCCGAAGAAGATTTGTCCAAAATTCCCATCGTGAACGACTGCAACATTAGCGAGCAGATATCCATGGCGGAAAGGctcagaaaaaatttcacccTAGAAGGAGACGAGAGACAACCAGATCAAGTGGTTCGATTCGGAGGTGAAGAAGACCCCGCGTCGTTAGCCTCACCCGTATCCTCACCCACATCGTCTGAAAGCGAACTGCAAGAACAGAAGGAGGAACTGCACAGAAGGGAAGTACTCAAATTCGGAGGACTGCAAGAAACAGTAGAGGAGTTCCACTCCAAGCATAGTCTACCTTTAGATTTCATCGGCGATTTTATTTGTAAGATGTCTAGTGAAACTAcgtataatataaataggtataggaaaaggagaaaaggagagttAGAAGATATGGAGAGAAACGAATTTGAGATGCTAATTTCTGGTCATTCAATTAATAGAGATTTTATTGtatacaaatttattaatacgGATGAGTTAATTAGTACATATCTCACGACGAAGGATATTGTTACTTTGATTGAGTATAGTAACATGGCTGACCCAGTCgatataattcatttttactctCCGGAGACTATCTTTATGCTGAGTGAGGAGTATGGGATCACTGTGGATAGGGTGATAGATGCGTGCACTCGGCTGAACATTCGCCTGCCCTTCGGTGGAGACACGCACCTGAACGCGAACTGCTTCAACGTGCTCACCACGTACTTGGCGCGGGTGCGCGAAGAGGACAGGCGGCTTGGCGCCCGGGGGCGGTGCGGCTAG